One Gammaproteobacteria bacterium genomic region harbors:
- a CDS encoding antibiotic biosynthesis monooxygenase: VKPGHAEEFIEATRLNHEASVAEPGNRRFDVLRSPDEPDRFVLYEAYADAESAAAHKQTAHYLAWRDTVADWMAEPRRGVPYQGLFPPDDPT; encoded by the coding sequence CGTCAAACCCGGGCACGCCGAGGAGTTCATCGAGGCGACACGACTGAATCACGAGGCCTCGGTCGCCGAACCGGGAAACCGGCGTTTCGACGTCCTTCGCTCGCCCGACGAACCGGACCGCTTCGTTCTCTACGAGGCCTATGCCGACGCGGAGAGTGCGGCAGCCCACAAACAGACGGCGCACTATCTTGCCTGGCGGGATACCGTCGCCGATTGGATGGCGGAACCCCGCAGGGGCGTGCCGTATCAGGGGCTCTTTCCGCCGGACGACCCGACATGA
- a CDS encoding iron-containing alcohol dehydrogenase, which translates to MIEPFSIARLPRIEFGVGAYSKIAAIAADYGSRALLVTGAKSFLDSTYRERLEKDLAERGMSWRYVTVSGEPSPEAVDEAVAETAETFDVVIGIGGGSALDAAKAIAGLLRVGSSVMNYLEGVGPEREYEGPATPFIAVPTTAGTGSEATKNAVLSRQGASGFKKSFRHDRLVAEYAVVDPDLLATCPGDIIAANGMDALTQLIESYVSLRANVMTDALAISGLRAARDGLLPWYLGEGDAQQNRTRMAYAALVSGITLAQTGLGSVHGLASPLGAFHPIPHGVVCGTLVAAATEVNIRAMIEREPDNRALGRYARVAEVLLERRIRDPVEARAALVERLGEWTRWLDLPPLSRYGLGGRDLDAIVAHSRGSSMKTNPIVLTDAEVREVLERRLR; encoded by the coding sequence ATGATCGAACCGTTTTCCATCGCACGGCTGCCTCGCATCGAGTTCGGTGTTGGGGCCTATTCGAAGATCGCGGCGATCGCCGCGGATTACGGTTCCCGGGCGCTGCTCGTGACCGGCGCGAAATCGTTCCTCGATTCCACGTATCGGGAACGATTGGAGAAGGACCTCGCCGAGCGCGGGATGTCGTGGCGGTACGTCACTGTTTCGGGAGAGCCGTCGCCCGAGGCCGTAGACGAAGCCGTGGCGGAGACGGCGGAAACGTTCGACGTCGTGATCGGCATCGGCGGTGGCAGCGCACTGGATGCGGCCAAGGCCATCGCCGGACTGCTGCGCGTCGGAAGCAGTGTGATGAATTACCTGGAGGGGGTCGGCCCGGAACGCGAATACGAGGGACCGGCGACCCCGTTCATCGCCGTCCCCACGACGGCGGGCACGGGAAGCGAGGCCACCAAGAACGCGGTGCTGAGCCGGCAGGGCGCGTCCGGGTTCAAGAAGTCCTTTCGACACGATCGCCTGGTCGCGGAGTATGCCGTGGTGGACCCGGACCTGCTCGCGACCTGCCCGGGGGACATCATCGCCGCCAACGGCATGGACGCCCTGACCCAGTTGATCGAATCCTACGTATCGCTGCGGGCAAACGTCATGACCGACGCCCTGGCGATCAGCGGCCTGCGCGCGGCACGCGACGGTCTCCTGCCCTGGTACCTCGGCGAGGGCGACGCCCAACAGAATCGAACGCGCATGGCATATGCCGCACTGGTCTCCGGCATCACACTGGCGCAGACCGGGCTGGGATCGGTGCACGGACTCGCCTCGCCGCTGGGGGCCTTCCACCCGATCCCGCACGGCGTCGTCTGTGGAACGCTGGTCGCCGCGGCCACGGAGGTCAACATCCGGGCGATGATCGAGCGTGAGCCGGATAACCGCGCGCTGGGTCGCTATGCGCGTGTGGCCGAGGTCCTGCTCGAGCGCCGTATCCGGGATCCGGTCGAGGCCCGCGCCGCCCTGGTGGAACGTCTCGGGGAATGGACGCGGTGGCTCGACCTGCCGCCGTTGTCACGGTACGGGCTCGGCGGGCGCGACCTCGATGCCATCGTGGCACACTCGCGCGGCAGCAGCATGAAGACCAACCCAATCGTGTTGACCGACGCCGAGGTGCGGGAAGTACTCGAGCGGCGTCTGCGGTAG